One window of Magallana gigas chromosome 2, xbMagGiga1.1, whole genome shotgun sequence genomic DNA carries:
- the LOC105319696 gene encoding uncharacterized protein — translation MAAAGRLLRKLSPVFKRNHWHSLLLKTAAPACQVRFAGTVRWDPLSDPEWIEKLTGTVLYPDPEISNYYPPELSDEEVDLKVSNFTLNFGPQHPAAHGVLRLIATLQNETVVKCDPHIGLLHRATEKLIEYKTYTQALPYFDRLDYVSMMCNEQAYSLAVEKLLNIDVPIRAKYIRTLFGEITRILNHLMSIGTHALDVGALSPFFWLFEEREKLMEFYERASGARMHAAYVRPGGVALDLPLGLMDDIYDFITKFNLRLEELENVLTENRIWVMRTIDIGVVTAQDALAWGFSGVMLRGSGIMWDLRKTQPYDAYDRVEFDVPIGIHGDCYDRYLCRMEEMRQSVRIIHQCLNDMPPGEVRADDNKIVPPKRAEMKESMEALIHHFKLYTEGYNVPPGSTYTAVEAPKGEFGVYLVSDGTNKPYRCKIKAPGFAHLAALDHIAKNHMLADLVAIIGTLDIVFGEVDR, via the exons ATGGCGGCGGCAGGTCGACTGTTACGAAAACTTTCTCCCGTTTTTAAAAGAAACCACTGGCATTCACTTTTGTTAAAAACAGCTGCACCGGCTTG cCAAGTTCGTTTTGCTGGAACAGTAAGATGGGATCCTTTATCGGACCCCGAGTGGATTGAAAAATTAACAGGAACAGTGTTGTATCCAGATCCAGAGATATCCAATTACTATCCACCAGAAT TGAGTGATGAAGAAGTTGACCTCAAGGTGTCTAACTTCACTTTGAACTTCGGACCTCAGCATCCTGCGGCTCACGGCGTATTACGATTGATCGCAACACTTCAAAATGAG acTGTTGTTAAATGTGACCCACATATAGGGTTACTCCACAGAGCTACAGAGAAGTTGATTGAGTACAAGACATATACACAG GCCTTGCCATACTTTGATAGACTGGACTATGTTTCAATGATGTGTAATGAACAAGCTTACTCCCTAGCCGTGGAAAAGTTACTTAACATTGATGTACCAATCAGAGCCAAATATATCCGAA CCCTGTTCGGAGAGATTACCAGAATTCTTAACCATTTGATGTCCATTGGAACACATGCTCTTGATGTAGGAGCATTGTCCCCTTTCTTTTGGCTCTTTGAAGAGCGAGAAAAG ttgATGGAGTTTTATGAGAGAGCATCAGGAGCTAGAATGCATGCTGCTTATGTGAGGCCTGGAGGAGTGGCACTT GATCTGCCACTTGGTTTAATGGATGATATTTATGActttattacaaaatttaatcTGCGTTTGGAAGAACTGGAAAATGTGCTTACAGAAAACCGCATCTGGGTAATGCGTACTATAGACATAGGTGTAGTCACCGCTCAAGATGCTTTGGCCTGGGGATTCAG TGGAGTGATGCTTCGAGGCTCTGGCATTATGTGGGATCTAAGGAAGACTCAGCCTTACGATGCCTACGACAGAGTGGAGTTTGATGTACCGATCGGTATACATGGGGACTGCTACGACAG ATACCTGTGCCGAATGGAGGAGATGAGACAGAGTGTCAGAATCATTCACCAGTGCTTAAATGACATGCCTCCAGGAGAAGTCAGAGCAGATGACAATAAAATAGTTCCCCCTAAAAGGGCAGAAATGAAG GAGAGTATGGAAGCCCTGATCCACCACTTCAAGTTGTACACAGAGGGCTACAATGTGCCCCCGGGGTCAACTTACACAGCTGTGGAGGCACCCAAG GGTGAGTTTGGAGTGTACCTGGTGTCAGATGGAACTAACAAACCATACAGGTGTAAAATCAAGGCCCCTGGATTTGCTCATTTG
- the LOC105319507 gene encoding uncharacterized protein: MSISDKDCQRFFRAGILTLKHGTALLQNLLDFKLQQMHLSLRELLYLHRHDLFHSWYKNGCCTCPTAKPSYFSGHLIKSQYEDLFELTKTPNRVCQHVKTSLHGICSCRYEVRKDVHTRSLDIPVSSTLILNLDDFSFDDASIEALWELRRLRNEIIDLGSEMCLIEEKFQLFWNRLVSSVGSIAALTSADSQNQTTEQIRSLRDDPLHLYSAMTVVRTISHGNQRELSFLQDLQDVMGMQSNKRQGEVLAMLELGLELFSSTLSQSNLALKELQNCKFLLYGGNFTGLAKNLSSPWMKKLLKARLQVHEQTEIWREMLWSSDPLKSKVSQTLSFKSCGENVKLSNDRRCAAWNFIESDGVTFSNRPMDHLEHVTLDVTGSGDVAIGAIESDPVVQSRRLSSFSTCPDLKTAVIVKTYDSSYQVKISRDSDQLIVFCDDQRYVMEADQKKKPWLVFNLRFGDLQIELESEAHFPMKFHETMGTNVQSVGGTKRLLRLKHVNLRSTCRLSRRLRNGEEVLLNVRQEKPVDVRTIPCYLSLGISADGLQNGSLHDDQPFISASRSWLFRKRYDESLCSGKVRISVTRRGVLKLVCPQGMTETVQLNNTEQKMGVAVVFELFRTELDIVSYKIRG, from the exons ATGTCGATTTCGGACAAAGACTGTCAGCGCTTTTTCCGGGCAGGAATTCTTACCCTGAAACATGGAACAGCTTTACTTCAGAATCTCTTAGATTTCAAGCTGCAACAGATGCATCTTTCTCTTCGAGAGCTTCTTTATCTTCATCGTCACGATCTTTTTCACTCGTGGTATAAGAACGGATGCTGTACTTGTCCCACCGCGAAACCATCTTACTTCTCTGGACACTTGATCAAATCTCAGTACGAAGACTTATTCGAGCTCACCAAAACACCGAACCGTGTCTGTCAACACGTCAAGACTTCACTCCACGGCATTTGTAGCTGTCGATATGAAGTTCGAAAAGACGTGCATACCCGAAGTCTAGATATACCTGTGTCTTCCACGCTTATTTTGAATTTAGACGACTTTAGCTTCGACGATGCGTCGATCGAGGCCCTATGGGAACTTCGCCGACTAAGAAATGAGATCATTGATCTCGGCTCGGAAATGTGTCTGATAGAAGAAAAATTCCAACTGTTTTGGAATAGACTAGTTTCCTCTGTGGGAAGCATAGCAGCACTAACTTCTGCTGACAGCCAGAATCAAACAACGGAGCAGATCCGGTCACTCCGGGACGATCCACTGCACTTGTATTCAGCAATGACCGTTGTTAGAACAATTAGTCATGGAAACCAAAGAGAACTGTCCTTTTTACAG GACTTACAAGACGTAATGGGCATGCAAAGCAACAAGCGGCAGGGTGAAGTCCTAGCCATGTTAGAACTCGGACTAGAATTATTTTCGTCTACACTGAGTCAATCTAACTTAGCTTTGAAG GAATTGCAGAATTGCAAGTTTTTGTTGTACGGTGGGAATTTTACGGGTTTGGCCAAAAACTTATCCAGTCCTTGGATGAAGAAGCTTTTAAAAGCAAGACTTCAAGTTCACGAACAAACCGAGATTTGGCGCGAGATGTTGTGGTCCTCCGATCCTTTAA AATCAAAAGTCAGTCAAACTCTATCGTTCAAATCATGTGGGGAGAACGTCAAACTTTCTAACGACCGCCGGTGTGCCGCGTGGAACTTCATCGAATCCGATGGCGTCACATTCAGCAACAGACCAATGGATCACCTTGAGCACGTCACGCTTGACGTAACCGGAAGTGGGGATGTAGCCATTGGTGCAATAGAGAGCGACCCCGTTGTCCAAAGTCGGAGACTTTCTTCGTTTTCTACGTGCCCCGACTTAAAGACTGCTGTGATCGTAAAGACCTACGATAGTTCTTACCAGGTTAAGATCTCCAGAGACTCTGACCAGCTGATTGTTTTCTGTGACGACCAGAGGTATGTGATGGAGGCTGACCAGAAAAAGAAACCATGGCTCGTGTTCAACTTACGTTTTGGGGATCTCCAAATAGAATTAG AGTCGGAGGCACACTTCCCAATGAAGTTTCATGAAACCATGGGAACCAATGTACAGTCGGTGGGAGGAACTAAACGTCTGCTCCGCTTAAAGCATGTCAACCTACGCTCCACCTGTCGCCTCAGCAGACGACTTCGTAATGGAGAAGAGGTGCTTCTTAATGTTCGTCAGGAGAAACCCGTCGATGTGAGAACAATACCATGCTACCTCTCGTTGGGGATCAGTGCCGATGGCCTTCAGAATGGGTCGTTACACGATGATCAACCTTTCATCTCTGCTTCAAGGTCATGGTTGTTCAGGAAACGTTACGACGAATCGCTGTGCAGCGGGAAAGTGCGCATTTCCGTGACTCGAAGAGGGGTTCTGAAACTTGTCTGTCCCCAAGGGATGACGGAAACGGTCCAACTGAATAACACTGAGCAGAAGATGGGTGTGGCGGTAGTGTTTGAATTGTTTAGGACAGAACTGGATATTGTTAGTTACAAAATCAGAGGATGA
- the LOC105319534 gene encoding uncharacterized protein, whose amino-acid sequence MNRRPYMWLKAVLGIGVVLLLIYKYRGVQTFQKVYVVENKNEQSGHPPYSVDNFNNHKTKLNTHNNEVSKTKTDSKTFKPNPDHNCIATIPEKYITNGEQPVLIPDDQELTSLPDNVVGCLYHRYVTTLQYFCGYKERIGQIPRNGWYICADPSFVPSSKNCVVFSSNKKFNDNIFLSDIKARYNCRTFTTPLSQSDSLQSWITKNDVGNTIIDVLTLSISTYTELEVIDKMVEEKSIGKVKQLLLELHFDPSVTKKKDYIKLLKRLQILFQAGLRIIWYDRVFQCVGVNKFNKCYAIYFVQKSLEDKEHTFKEMILPSEDEIRKLPTQELQDLYFQYLMTTQFLCKQIVRIGKVLDGGWDVCHDMMLKIDRNPCIVYSFGINNDFSFDDDMANTYNCNLHSFDPTMNKKDFKHSEKVWFYNRGIGDTYKKFRSGYVAPLDKIRKDLKHDKVPIAVMKGDTEEAEWPSTLQMLRTNQLADVSQFYLEFHSKGTVADHVILLKKLHDAGFRIFWFHTNPACFFKAKIGQYSRCMEVYFMNTKYPFNS is encoded by the coding sequence ATGAACAGACGTCCCTATATGTGGCTGAAGGCAGTTTTAGGCATTGGCGTGGTTTTGCTTCTAATTTACAAATATCGTGGCGTTCAAACTTTTCAGAAAGTTTACGTCgtggaaaataaaaatgaacaatCTGGACATCCCCCGTATTCTGTCGACAACTTTAACAACCACAAAACGAAACTCAATACTCACAACAATGAAGTAAGcaaaacgaaaacagattcaAAGACCTTCAAACCAAATCCTGACCATAACTGCATCGCGACCATTCCAGAGAAATATATAACGAATGGCGAACAACCGGTGCTAATTCCAGACGACCAAGAACTGACGTCACTGCCAGATAATGTAGTCGGATGTTTGTATCATCGTTATGTGACAACGCTTCAGTACTTCTGCGGATACAAGGAGCGCATTGGTCAAATTCCTCGAAATGGATGGTATATTTGTGCTGACCCATCATTTGTGCCCAGCAGTAAAAACTGTGTCGTATTTTCTTCAAACAAGAAGtttaatgacaatatttttctATCAGATATAAAGGCGCGGTATAATTGTCGGACATTTACTACTCCTCTTTCTCAATCAGATTCCCTTCAAAGCTGGATTACTAAGAACGACGTAGGAAATACCATAATTGACGTGCTGACTCTGTCAATTAGTACTTATACCGAACTAGAAGTCATTGATAAAATGGTGGAAGAAAAGTCCATTGGAAAAGTAAAACAGCTCCTTCTGGAACTTCATTTTGATCCCTCAGTTACCAAGAAAAAAGATTATATTAAGTTATTAAAACGCTTACAAATATTGTTTCAAGCAGGCTTGCGTATCATCTGGTACGATAGGGTGTTCCAATGTGTAGGGGTCAATAAATTCAACAAGTGTTACGCCATTTATTTCGTTCAGAAGTCTTTAGAAGACAAGGAGCAtacatttaaagaaatgattctACCCTCAGAGGACGAAATTCGTAAACTTCCAACGCAAGAATTACAGGATTTGTATTTCCAATATCTAATGACGACCCAATTTTTGTGCAAACAGATCGTACGAATTGGGAAAGTGTTGGACGGTGGGTGGGATGTATGTCATGATATGATGCTGAAGATTGACAGAAACCCTTGTATCGTTTACTCATTTGGTATAAACAACGACTTTTCGTTTGACGATGACATGGCCAACACCTACAACTGTAATCTGCATTCCTTTGATCCTACAATGAATAagaaagattttaaacattCTGAAAAGGTTTGGTTTTACAACAGAGGTATAGGGGACACGTATAAGAAGTTTAGATCGGGTTATGTAGCACCTCTTGATAAAATCAGAAAAGATCTGAAGCATGATAAAGTACCTATTGCTGTTATGAAGGGTGACACAGAGGAAGCCGAATGGCCGTCGACTCTTCAGATGTTAAGAACAAACCAGCTAGCCGATGTTTCTCAGTTTTATCTAGAATTCCATTCGAAAGGAACAGTGGCTGATCACGTGATTCTTCTAAAGAAATTGCATGATGCGGGATTCCGTATATTTTGGTTCCACACAAACCCAGCTTGTTTTTTCAAAGCTAAAATAGGTCAATATTCACGGTGCATGGAGGTTTATTTCATGAACACTAAATATCCATTTAATTCATGA
- the LOC117681341 gene encoding uncharacterized protein — protein MNRRPYMWLKAVVGIGVVLLLAYKYRGCSTFQKVYVMEKVYEKFGHPPYSVHNFINYERKPNTRNNVVFKTKTDSKTFKPNPDHNCIATIPEKYTTNGEQPVLIPDEQELTSLPDNAVRCLYHRYVTTLQYFCGYKERIGQIPRNGWYICADPCFVPSSKNCVVFSSNKKFNDNIFLSDIKARYNCRTFTTPLSQSDSLQSWITKNNVGNTVIDVLTLSISTYSELEVIDKMVEEKSIGKVKQLLLELHFDPSVIKKEDYIKLLKRLQILFQAGLRIIWYDRVFQCVGVNKFNKCYAIYFVQKSLEDKEHTFKEMILPSEDMIRKLSTQELQDLYYRYLMTTQFLCKQIVRIGKVLDGGWDVCHDMMLKIDRNPCIVYSFGINHDFSFDDDMANTYNCNLHSFDPTMNKKDFKHSEKVWFYNRGIGDTYKKFGSGYVAPLDKIRKDLKHDKVPIAVMKGDTEGAEWPSTPQMLGTNKLADVSQFYLEFHSKGTVADHVILLQKLHDAGFRIFWFHINPSCTFKAKIGQHSECMEVYFMNTKYPFNS, from the coding sequence ATGAACAGACGTCCCTATATGTGGCTGAAGGCAGTTGTGGGCATTGGCGTAGTTTTGCTTCTAGCTTACAAATATCGTGGTTGTAGTACTTTCCAAAAAGTTTACGTCATGGAAAAAGTCTATGAAAAATTTGGACATCCCCCGTATTCCGTCCACAACTTCATCAACTACGAAAGGAAACCCAATACTCGAAACAATGTagtattcaaaacaaaaacagattcaaAGACCTTCAAACCAAATCCTGACCATAACTGCATCGCGaccattccagaaaaatatacaacgAATGGCGAACAACCGGTGCTAATTCCAGACGAACAAGAACTGACGTCACTGCCAGATAATGCAGTTAGATGTTTGTATCATCGTTATGTGACAACGCTTCAGTACTTCTGCGGATACAAGGAGCGAATTGGTCAAATTCCTCGAAATGGGTGGTATATTTGTGCTGATCCTTGTTTTGTGCCCAGCAGTAAAAATTGTGTCGTATTTTCTTCAAACAAGAAGTTTAATGACAACATTTTCCTATCAGATATAAAAGCGCGGTATAATTGTCGGACTTTTACAACTCCTCTTTCTCAATCAGATTCCCTTCAAAGCTGGATAACTAAGAACAACGTAGGAAATACCGTAATTGACGTGCTGACTCTGTCAATTAGTACTTATTCCGAACTAGAAGTCATTGATAAAATGGTGGAAGAAAAGTCCATTGGAAAAGTAAAACAACTCCTTCTGGAACTTCATTTTGATCCCTCAGTTATTAAGAAAGAAGATTATATTAAGTTATTAAAACGCTTACAAATATTGTTTCAAGCAGGCTTGCGTATCATCTGGTACGATAGGGTGTTCCAATGTGTAGGGGTCAATAAATTCAACAAGTGTTACGCCATTTATTTCGTTCAGAAGTCTTTAGAAGACAAGGAGCAtacatttaaagaaatgattctACCCTCAGAGGACATGATTCGTAAACTTTCAACTCAAGAATTACAAGATTTGTATTACCGATATCTAATGACGACCCAGTTTTTGTGCAAACAGATCGTACGAATTGGGAAAGTGTTGGACGGTGGTTGGGATGTATGCCATGATATGATGCTGAAGATTGACAGAAACCCATGTATCGTTTACTCATTTGGTATAAACCATGACTTCTCGTTTGACGATGACATGGCCAACACCTACAACTGTAATCTGCATTCCTTTGACCCTACCATGAATAagaaagattttaaacattCTGAAAAAGTTTGGTTTTACAACAGAGGAATAGGGGACACGTACAAAAAGTTTGGATCGGGCTATGTAGCCCCTCTTGATAAAATTAGAAAAGATCTGAAGCATGATAAAGTTCCTATTGCTGTTATGAAGGGTGACACAGAGGGAGCCGAATGGCCGTCGACACCTCAGATGTTAGGAACAAACAAGCTAGCTGATGTTTCTCAGTTTTATCTAGAATTCCATTCGAAAGGAACAGTGGCTGATCACGTGATTCTTCTACAGAAATTGCATGATGCGGGATTTCGTATATTTTGGTTCCATATCAACCCATCTTGTACTTTCAAAGCTAAAATAGGTCAACATTCAGAGTGCATGGAGGTTTATTTTATGAACACTAAATATCCATTTAATTCATGA